The Mesorhizobium sp. AR10 genome includes the window GACCGCGCGCTGGTCATCGACGCCTATGAATACAATTCCATCGACTGGGCGGAACTCGCCACCGACAAGCGTATCGTCGGCTTCATCAACAAGGCCTCCGACGGACTGCCGCCGCCCTATTTCTGTTTCGGCGACGAAACCGAGGTGCGGCTCTGCAAGACGCTGTGGAAGCGTCATGCGGTGACGCGTGAGCTGTTCCAGACGCGCAAGGTGGTGGCCAAGGCGCTCGGCCTGAAATGGGGCGCCTATCATCTTGCCCGCCCCGGCAATCCGGTCGCGCAGGCCAACAATTTCATCGATTTCGCCGAACCCGCGCCGGATGACCTGCTTGCCCTCGACATCGAGGACAATGATCCGGCGCAATGGATGTCGCTGGAGGACGCCGAGGAGTTCGTGCGCCAGGTGCATCGGCGCCTCGGCCGCTTCCCAGTGCTCTACACCAACGGCACGACCGCCCGGCACATCGCCGACAACCGCTACAAATACCGGCTGCTGTCGCGGCTACCGCTCTGGTACGCGCGCTACAAGCCTGACATCGACGTGCATTTTCCAATGGGAAACTGGCAAGGCTACGCGCTCTGGCAGTTCTCGGCGCAAGCCAATTGCGGCCGGTTCCGCTGCCCCTACCGGGTCGCGGGCACGCCCAACGACATCGACGTCAATGTCGCGCCGATGGCAGCCGCAGAACTGCGCGCCCAATGGCCGTTCGGCGGTTTGATCGACGTGCCGGCGGACTACCTCGCCTCGATACCGCTTCCGGTTTCGCGCGAGGCCGGCCTCGCCGGCAATGTCACCATCACCTACGCCACCGTGGCAACGCCGCCGACCTTCGAGGAAATGGTCGCGGTGCTGGGCGCACGCTGGGCCAAATTCCGTAACGGCTTCAGCATGCCGGTGGTGAAGACGGTGCCGCGGCGGCCACGCTTCGGCATTGCCGAGTATGTCGCCTGGAGGCGGACAGAGCAGCGTTCAACCGCTCAGCTCGAAGCCTTCACCGCAGCGGCCGACCCGGTCAGTACGGCTTCGACCGAACTCGACCGCACCAGCGGCAAAGGCCTGTCTCGCCCATTCTAGAGCCTGTTCCATCCCGATGGAATCGGGATGGGGCTCTATCTCTTTGTTTGAGCATGATCTTTTCCGAAAACCGGATGCCACTTTTCGGGATCATGCTCTAGAAGCGTGTCGAGATTCAGCTGGCCTTTTCGCGTGCGATCGCCTGCCAGCCGATGTCGCGGCGGCAGAATCCGTCCGGCCAGTCAATCCGGTCGAGTGCGGCATAGGCTCGTCTCTGCGCCTCGCCGACCGTGGCGCCTGATGCCGTCACGTTGAGCACGCGGCCGCCATTGGCGACCAGCGCGCCGCTGTTGATCGCCGTGCCGGCATGAAAGATCTCGACGCCTTCAGTTGCTGCCTCTTCGACGCCGCGAATGACCGAGCCCTTTTCCGGTGCGCCGGGATAGCCTCTGGCCGCCATCACCACGGTGAGTGCTGCCTCGTCGCGCCAGCGCACTGAGGTATGCGCGAGCTGACCATCGGCGGAGGCGTTGAGCAGGACAAGGAGATCGTCCTTCAACCGCATCATCAGCACCTGGCATTCCGGGTCGCCGAACCGGGTGTTGTATTCGATCAGTTTTGGACCCTGGTCCGATATCATCAGCCCGGCAAACAGCACGCCGGAAAACGGTGCACCTGTTTCAGCCATGCCGCGCATGGTCGGCTCGATGATCTCGCGCATGGTGCGCTCGATCATGGCCGGCGTCATCACCGGCGCCGGCGAATAGGCGCCCATGCCGCCGGTGTTGGGGCCGGTATCGCCGTCGCCGACGCGCTTATGGTCCTGCGCCGTGCCGAAGGGCAGCGCGGTAACACCGTCGCAGAGGCAGAAGAAGCTTGCTTCCTCGCCGGTCAGAAACTCCTCGACCACCACTTCCGCTCCAGCTGCTCCGAAGGAGCCGTCGAAACAGGCGTCGAGTGCGGCCA containing:
- the purD gene encoding phosphoribosylamine--glycine ligase produces the protein MRVLLIGSGGREHALAWKIAASPLLTKLYAAPGNPGIGREAELVTLDIADHAAVAAFCKDKAIDLVVVGPEGPLVAGIADDLRAQNIRVFGPSKAAARLEGSKGFTKDLCAKYHIPTASYGRFGDLASARAYVEKMGAPIVIKADGLAAGKGVTVAMALDEALAALDACFDGSFGAAGAEVVVEEFLTGEEASFFCLCDGVTALPFGTAQDHKRVGDGDTGPNTGGMGAYSPAPVMTPAMIERTMREIIEPTMRGMAETGAPFSGVLFAGLMISDQGPKLIEYNTRFGDPECQVLMMRLKDDLLVLLNASADGQLAHTSVRWRDEAALTVVMAARGYPGAPEKGSVIRGVEEAATEGVEIFHAGTAINSGALVANGGRVLNVTASGATVGEAQRRAYAALDRIDWPDGFCRRDIGWQAIAREKAS
- a CDS encoding glycoside hydrolase family 25 protein; this encodes MPAHLIRRSALALAAAMALTPAAKASDFSEPWKNADRALVIDAYEYNSIDWAELATDKRIVGFINKASDGLPPPYFCFGDETEVRLCKTLWKRHAVTRELFQTRKVVAKALGLKWGAYHLARPGNPVAQANNFIDFAEPAPDDLLALDIEDNDPAQWMSLEDAEEFVRQVHRRLGRFPVLYTNGTTARHIADNRYKYRLLSRLPLWYARYKPDIDVHFPMGNWQGYALWQFSAQANCGRFRCPYRVAGTPNDIDVNVAPMAAAELRAQWPFGGLIDVPADYLASIPLPVSREAGLAGNVTITYATVATPPTFEEMVAVLGARWAKFRNGFSMPVVKTVPRRPRFGIAEYVAWRRTEQRSTAQLEAFTAAADPVSTASTELDRTSGKGLSRPF